From a region of the Williamsia phyllosphaerae genome:
- a CDS encoding ABC transporter ATP-binding protein, whose product MADIVLDKVTKKYPDGSLAVSEVSIEIADGEFVILVGPSGCGKSTTLNMIAGLEDISSGELRIGGTRVNEKAPKDRDIAMVFQSYALYPHMTVRDNIAFPLTLAKLSKSEIAAKVDEASRILDLGQYLDRKPANLSGGQRQRVAMGRAIVRDPKAFLMDEPLSNLDAKLRVQMRTEISRLQQRLGTTTVYVTHDQTEAMTLGDRVVVLRGGHVQQIGSPQELYANPANLFVAGFIGSPAMNFLPGTLTAGSVQTAIGEIVVPDHQKVVSNAQSVQSNGEVLVGIRPEHFEDAKLLDTLARGNGGSFAAHIEVLESMGSDKFAYFTVEGQRASSDALAELAADSGADFGSNQLIARLSPESTITKGQSAELFYDTSKVALFDQASGHNLRL is encoded by the coding sequence ATGGCCGACATCGTTCTCGACAAGGTGACCAAGAAGTACCCCGACGGTTCGCTGGCGGTCAGCGAGGTGAGCATCGAGATCGCCGACGGCGAGTTCGTGATCCTGGTCGGACCCTCGGGCTGCGGCAAGTCCACGACGCTCAACATGATCGCGGGCCTCGAGGACATCTCCTCGGGCGAACTGCGCATCGGTGGGACGCGCGTCAACGAGAAGGCCCCGAAGGACCGCGACATCGCCATGGTCTTCCAGAGCTATGCGCTGTATCCGCACATGACCGTGCGCGACAACATCGCGTTCCCGCTCACGCTGGCGAAGCTCTCGAAGTCGGAGATCGCGGCGAAGGTCGACGAGGCCTCACGGATCCTCGACCTGGGCCAGTACCTCGACCGCAAGCCGGCCAACCTCTCCGGTGGTCAGCGTCAGCGCGTCGCCATGGGCCGCGCGATCGTGCGCGACCCCAAGGCCTTCCTCATGGACGAGCCGCTGTCGAACCTCGACGCGAAGCTGCGCGTGCAGATGCGCACCGAGATCTCCCGGCTGCAGCAGCGACTGGGCACCACCACGGTGTACGTCACCCACGACCAGACCGAGGCCATGACCCTCGGCGATCGCGTGGTCGTCCTGCGCGGCGGACACGTGCAGCAGATCGGGTCGCCGCAGGAGCTGTACGCCAACCCGGCGAACCTGTTCGTGGCCGGGTTCATCGGGTCGCCGGCGATGAACTTCCTGCCGGGCACGCTGACCGCCGGGTCGGTGCAGACCGCGATCGGTGAGATCGTCGTCCCCGATCACCAGAAGGTCGTGTCCAACGCGCAGTCGGTGCAGAGCAACGGCGAGGTGTTGGTCGGCATCCGCCCCGAGCACTTCGAGGACGCGAAGCTGCTCGACACCCTGGCGCGTGGCAACGGCGGCTCCTTCGCCGCCCACATCGAGGTGCTCGAGTCCATGGGATCGGACAAGTTCGCCTACTTCACCGTCGAGGGCCAGCGGGCCTCGAGCGATGCGCTGGCCGAACTCGCGGCCGACTCCGGTGCCGACTTCGGGTCCAACCAGCTCATCGCGCGGCTGTCGCCCGAGTCGACGATCACCAAGGGGCAGTCGGCGGAACTGTTCTACGACACCTCGAAGGTCGCGCTCTTCGACCAGGCCAGCGGTCACAACCTGCGCCTGTAG
- a CDS encoding carbohydrate ABC transporter permease, giving the protein MNQTLGKKVGWSVINLLVVVYALVPVLWIVSLSLKPPGQVTDGNFIPKSFTWENYKGIFDTSVFTSALINSIGIGLITTVIAVLLGTMAAYAVARLDFPGKKLFVGAALLIAMFPQISLVTPLFNIERAVGLFDTWPGLILPYITFALPLAVYTLSAFFREIPWELEKAAKMDGATPAQAFRKVIAPLAAPGIVTAAILVFIFAWNDLLLAISLTSTENSITAPAAISNFTGDSQFAEPTGSIAAAAVVITIPIIIFVLFFQRRIVAGLTSGAVKG; this is encoded by the coding sequence ATGAATCAGACGTTGGGGAAAAAGGTCGGCTGGTCGGTCATCAACCTGCTGGTGGTGGTGTACGCCCTGGTGCCGGTCCTGTGGATCGTGAGCCTGTCGCTCAAGCCCCCGGGCCAGGTGACCGACGGCAACTTCATCCCGAAGAGTTTCACCTGGGAGAACTACAAGGGCATCTTCGACACCAGCGTGTTCACCAGCGCGCTGATCAACTCCATCGGCATCGGCCTGATCACCACGGTGATCGCGGTGCTGCTGGGCACGATGGCCGCCTACGCCGTCGCGCGCCTCGACTTCCCGGGCAAGAAGCTGTTCGTGGGAGCGGCGCTGTTGATCGCGATGTTCCCCCAGATCTCCCTGGTGACACCGCTGTTCAACATCGAGCGTGCGGTCGGACTGTTCGACACCTGGCCGGGACTGATCCTGCCCTACATCACGTTCGCGCTGCCGCTGGCGGTCTACACGCTCTCGGCGTTCTTCCGCGAGATCCCGTGGGAGCTGGAGAAGGCCGCCAAGATGGACGGCGCCACACCGGCGCAGGCCTTCCGCAAAGTGATCGCACCGCTCGCCGCACCCGGCATCGTCACCGCGGCGATCCTGGTGTTCATCTTCGCCTGGAACGACCTGCTCCTGGCGATCTCGTTGACCTCGACGGAGAACTCGATCACCGCACCCGCGGCGATCTCGAACTTCACCGGTGACTCGCAGTTCGCCGAACCGACCGGCTCCATCGCGGCGGCGGCGGTCGTCATCACCATTCCGATCATCATCTTCGTGCTCTTTTTCCAACGTCGAATCGTTGCCGGCCTGACCTCCGGCGCTGTGAAGGGATAG
- a CDS encoding carbohydrate ABC transporter permease, whose translation MTTADGGLTQPGGRHARPDTPASTASPATTGGGGAPPTAKNASDGKKADRRLGLMLVAPAAIVMLVVTGYPIVYSIYLSLFKASLSAPGKDEFVWFSNYVTVLGDNYWWTAFGVTLGITLVSVAIEFVLGLAVALVMHRTIFGRGTVRTVVLIPYGIVTVAAAFSWFYAWTPETGYLANLLPDGSAPLTEQWPSLAIIVLAEVWKTTPFMALLLLAGLALVPDDLLKAAQVDGAGAWTRLIRITIPLMKPAILVALLFRTLDAFRIFDNIYVLTKGANTTYSVSILGYDNLFKAFNLGVGSAVSVLIFLTVAIIAALFIKGFGASAPGSDNEGR comes from the coding sequence ATGACGACTGCCGATGGTGGGCTCACGCAGCCCGGAGGGCGTCACGCGCGCCCCGACACCCCGGCGAGCACCGCGTCGCCGGCCACGACCGGTGGTGGGGGAGCACCTCCCACAGCGAAGAACGCCAGTGACGGCAAGAAGGCCGATCGTCGCCTCGGCCTGATGCTGGTGGCGCCCGCCGCGATCGTGATGCTCGTCGTGACCGGTTATCCCATCGTCTACTCGATCTACCTGAGCCTGTTCAAGGCCAGCCTCTCGGCTCCCGGCAAGGACGAGTTCGTCTGGTTCTCGAACTACGTGACCGTGCTCGGGGACAACTACTGGTGGACGGCATTCGGTGTGACGCTGGGCATCACCCTGGTCTCGGTGGCCATCGAGTTCGTACTCGGTCTCGCCGTGGCGCTGGTCATGCACCGGACCATCTTCGGGCGGGGAACCGTCCGCACGGTCGTCCTGATCCCGTACGGCATCGTCACCGTCGCGGCCGCGTTCTCGTGGTTCTACGCATGGACGCCGGAGACCGGGTACCTGGCCAACCTGCTCCCCGACGGCAGCGCGCCTCTCACCGAGCAGTGGCCCTCGCTGGCGATCATCGTGCTCGCCGAGGTGTGGAAGACGACGCCGTTCATGGCGCTGCTGCTGCTGGCCGGCCTCGCGTTGGTCCCCGACGACCTGCTCAAGGCGGCCCAGGTCGACGGTGCCGGTGCCTGGACGCGATTGATACGCATCACGATCCCGTTGATGAAGCCCGCGATCCTGGTGGCGCTGCTGTTCCGCACCCTCGACGCGTTCCGCATCTTCGACAACATCTACGTGTTGACCAAGGGGGCGAACACCACCTACTCGGTGTCGATCCTCGGTTACGACAACCTGTTCAAGGCGTTCAATCTCGGCGTCGGTTCGGCGGTCAGCGTGCTGATCTTCCTGACCGTCGCGATCATCGCCGCACTGTTCATCAAGGGGTTCGGTGCATCGGCGCCCGGTTCCGACAACGAGGGGCGGTAG